A stretch of Pogona vitticeps strain Pit_001003342236 chromosome 5, PviZW2.1, whole genome shotgun sequence DNA encodes these proteins:
- the LOC140707668 gene encoding uncharacterized protein LOC140707668 produces the protein MNGPRGTTPPHMRGPCSDQGNMPPWRNGPCPNEMFDQEGLMPSWRRGPFQEEMCGPGSGMPPRMGRPFPEEMCGPGRGMPPRMGRPFPEMCGPGRDMPPRMGGPCPEEMCGPGRGMLPRMGRPFPEEMCGPGRGMPTRMRGPCPEEMCGPGRGMPPRMRGPCPEEMCGPGRGMPPPMGRPFPEEMCGPGRGMPPRMGGPFPEEMCGPGRDMPPRMGGPCPEEMCGPGRGMPPHMGGPFPEEMRGPGRDMPPRMGGPFPEEMCGPGRDMPPRMGGPWAEEMCGPGRDMPPRMGGPFPEEMCGPGRDMPPRMGGPFPEEMCGPGRDMPPRMGGPWPEEMCGPGRDMPPHMGGPFPEEMCGPGRGMPPRMGRPFPEEMCGRGRGMPPRMGRPFPEEMCSPRRDMPPRMGGPWPEEMCGPGGNMRPWRRGPGREEMYEHGNNSSPWMRGPCPDGKLGHRGSTSPGMRGCSLPEKWKAGGNMPPPKEPKLNTSDPSPPSSPGPGKGDLQGPPENSGSDQPTSGEKEECSMSDHNVYLQEGAARILESFGLSSEDFDELCRYPDDQLTPENMPAILDDIRKRKMAGLSPHVPSSETFGQDGPHVSPEGSEVPMTVQPAVPEPPVVPDSLEAEKGKNCPTPSVMNDYCSVAPRAFPHTCSLCKMECRHLEGWSLHLSTTAHSESCHQLRQQYPDWNPEDSLWLKRYRDGKNANHPERRPSASSSPERSSSSPRCRSRSRSRSPRLDRTNQPRPQNPRQQLSPTQSPTEAKPSTSAAQHEESKQPGSETAHPGELHKGQVHQEQPEDKPASQELHCRETSEEGERPLRSSPQLELSSLVEKSVAQAMSLLQPRGAVTAGLTQGTGLSSLPSVQLDPGTVPQDLISIMKLVATQVVQAALASKEASSGQVGSDGAGVCPQPSDSASHKEREEDKQEQRTQSISPHPGEELLRI, from the exons ATGAACGGACCTCGGGGAACTACGCCTCCACACATGAGAGGCCCTTGTTCAGATCAAGGAAACATGCCCCCGTGGAGGAATGGCCCTTGCCCAAATGAAATGTTTGATCAGGAGGGGTTGATGCCTTCATGGAGGAGGGGGCCATTTCAAGAGGAGATGTGCGGGCCTGGGAGTGGCATGCCTCCACGCATGGGGCGCCCGTTTCCAGAGGAGATGTGCGGGCCTGGGAGAGGCATGCCTCCACGGATGGGGCGCCCGTTTCCAGAGATGTGTGGTCCTGGAAGGGACATGCCTCCACGCATGGGGGGCCCATGTCCAGAGGAGATGTGCGGGCCTGGGAGGGGTATGCTTCCACGCATGGGGCGCCCGTTTCCAGAGGAGATGTGTGGGCCTGGGAGAGGCATGCCTACACGCATGAGGGGCCCATGTCCAGAGGAGATGTGCGGGCCTGGGAGGGGCATGCCTCCACGCATGAGGGGCCCATGTCCAGAGGAGATGTGCGGGCCTGGGAGGGGCATGCCTCCACCCATGGGGCGCCCGTTTCCAGAGGAGATGTGCGGGCCTGGGAGAGGCATGCCTCCACGGATGGGGGGCCCGTTTCCAGAGGAGATGTGCGGTCCTGGAAGAGACATGCCTCCACGCATGGGGGGCCCATGTCCAGAGGAGATGTGCGGGCCTGGGAGAGGCATGCCTCCACACATGGGGGGCCCGTTTCCAGAGGAGATGCGTGGTCCTGGAAGAGACATGCCTCCACGGATGGGGGGCCCGTTTCCAGAGGAGATGTGCGGTCCCGGAAGAGACATGCCTCCACGCATGGGGGGTCCATGGGCAGAGGAGATGTGCGGTCCCGGAAGAGACATGCCTCCACGCATGGGGGGCCCGTTTCCAGAGGAGATGTGCGGTCCCGGAAGAGACATGCCTCCACGGATGGGGGGCCCGTTTCCAGAGGAGATGTGTGGTCCCGGAAGAGACATGCCTCCACGCATGGGGGGTCCATGGCCAGAGGAGATGTGTGGTCCCGGAAGAGACATGCCTCCGCACATGGGGGGCCCGTTTCCAGAGGAGATGTGTGGGCCTGGGAGGGGCATGCCTCCACGCATGGGGCGCCCATTTCCAGAGGAGATGTGTGGGCGCGGGAGAGGCATGCCTCCACGGATGGGGCGCCCGTTTCCAGAGGAGATGTGCAGTCCCAGAAGAGACATGCCTCCACGCATGGGGGGCCCATGGCCAGAGGAGATGTGCGGGCCTGGAGGGAACATGCGCCCATGGAGGAGGGGCCCTGGCCGAGAGGAGATGTATGAACATGGGAATAATTCATCTCCGTGGATGAGGGGCCCCTGCCCAGATGGCAAGCTTGGGCATAGAGGAAGCACATCTCCAGGGATGAGGGGCTGTTCCTTGCctgaaaagtggaaggcaggaggaaacatGCCTCCACCAAAGGAGCCAAAGCTTAATACATCTGACCCATCGCCGCCTAGCTCTCCAGGGCCAGGAAAAGGTGATCTTCAAGGACCACCTGAAAACAGTGGCTCAGACCAGCCAACttcaggagagaaagaggaatgtTCCATGAGTGATCACAATGTTTACCTCCAGGAAGGTGCTGCAAGAATTTTAGAAAGCTTTGGTTTATCCAGTGAAGACTTTGATGAACTTTGTCGCTATCCAGATGACCAGCTGACGCCTGAAAACATGCCTGCCATTTTGGATGACATCCGGAAACGCAAAATGGCTGGCCTGTCTCCTCATGTACCTTCCTCGGAAACCTTTGGTCAAGATGGACCACACGTTTCTCCAGAAGGATCTGAGGTACCCATGACGGTCCAACCCGCTGTTCCTGAGCCTCCAGTAGTTCCCGATTCTTTAGAGGCTGAAAAGGGGAAGAACTGTCCGACCCCATCAGTAATGAATGACTACTGTTCTGTTGCCCCGAGAGCATTTCCTCACACGTGTTCTCTGTGTAAAATGGAATGCAGACATTTAGAG GGTTGGTCTTTGCATCTGAGCACTACTGCCCATTCAGAGAGCTGCCATCAGCTGCGTCAACA ATATCCAGACTGGAATCCAGAAGACTCCTTGTGGTTAAAGAG ATACAGAGATGGCAAAAACGCAAACCATCCTGAAAGGCGACCGTCTGCCAGCTCTAGTCCAGAACGCTCTAGCAGCAGCCCCAGATGTCGGAGTCGGTCACGATCTAGAAGCCCAAGGCTTGACAGAACCAATCAGCCAAGACCCCAAAATCCAAGACAGCAGCTTAGTCCCACAC AGTCACCTACAGAAGCAAAACCTAGCACGTCTGCAGCACAACATGAGGAGAGTAAACAGCCAGGCAGTGAAACAGCGCACCCAGGGGAGCTGCATAAAGGCCAGGTTCACCAGGAGCAACCAGAGGACAAGCCCGCAAGCCAAGAGCTGCATTGCCGTGAGACGTCAGAGGAAGGGGAGCGGCCACTCCGCAGTTCTCCACAGTTGGAATTGAGTTCTCTCGTTGAAAAAAGTGTGGCCCAAGCTATGTCATTGTTGCAGCCTAGGGGAGCAGTGACTGCCGGACTCACGCAAGGGACCGGCTTGAGCTCACTTCCTTCTGTGCAGCTTGATCCAGGCACAGTGCCCCAGGACCTGATCTCCATTATGAAGCTGGTGGCGACACAGGTGGTTCAAGCAGCCTTGGCTTCCAAGGAGGCCTCCAGTGGGCAGGTGGGCTCGGATGGGGCTGGCGTTTGTCCCCAGCCCAGTGATTCTGCAAGTCacaaggaaagagaggaagataaGCAGGAACAGAGGACACAAAGCATTTCTCCACACCCAGGTGAGGAATTGCTGAGGATTTAG